In Falco biarmicus isolate bFalBia1 chromosome 7, bFalBia1.pri, whole genome shotgun sequence, a single window of DNA contains:
- the STYX gene encoding serine/threonine/tyrosine-interacting protein: MELAKPAFPALPQAKEDSEDWTYPMRREMQEILPGLFLGPYSSAMKSKLPILQKHGITHVICIRQNIEANFIKPNFQQLFRYLVLDIADNPVENIIRFFPMTKEFIDGSLQSGGKVLVHGNAGISRSAALVIAYIMETFGVKYRDAFTYVQERRFCINPNAGFVHQLQEYEAIYLAKLTIQMMSPLQLERSLSVPPGSTGSLKRMHEEDEELGTMQVAAAQNG; encoded by the exons ATGGAGCTCGCCAAGCCGGCCTTCCCCGCGCTGCCGCAGGCCAAAGAGGACTCTGAG gATTGGACCTATCCCATGAGGAGAGAGATGCAG GAAATTTTACCTGGGTTATTTTTAGGCCCATATTCTTCAGCTATGAAAAGCAAG CTACCTATACTTCAGAAACATGGAATAACCCATGTAATATGCATACGACAAAACATTGAAGCAAATTTTATTAAACCAAACTTCCAACAGTTATTTAG GTATTTAGTCTTGGATATTGCAGATAATCCAGTTGAGAATATAATACGTTTTTTCCCTATG acTAAAGAATTTATTGATGGAAGTTTACAAAGCGGAG gaAAAGTTCTTGTCCATGGAAATGCAGGGATTTCTAGAAG tgctgccttAGTTATTGCATACATAATGGAAACATTTGGGGTGAAGTACAG gGACGCATTTACTTATGTTCAAGAAAGAAGATTCTGTATTAATCCTAATGCTGGATTTGTCCATCAACTtcag GAATATGAAGCCATCTATCTAGCAAAATTAACCATCCAGATGATGTCACCACTGCAGTTGGAGAGATCCCTCTCGGTTCCACCTGGTTCTACAG GAAGTTTAAAGCGAATGcatgaagaggatgaagaactTGGAACCATGCaagtggcagcagcacagaatgGATGA